A segment of the Candidatus Cloacimonadota bacterium genome:
CTCGATGCGGAACTTCCCATCTTTATCGATATCGAGCAAGATCTGGCAGAAATGGGAATCAAGATGTTGATCCCGACCAAAGAGATGTTCAAACTCCGCAATAAATCCGTTTTGAAAAAACTCTCGGTAGAAATTGGTGTGAAAAATCCCGAATATTTTACCTGCACTTCTTATGCAGATCTGATCTCTGCCATAAATGTTGTCGGATATCCGTGCATGATCAAAGGACCATTTTATGAAGCTTTCAGAGCGAAAAATCATTCGGAAGCGGAAGGACATTTCAATAAAATTGCCAATAAATGGGGTTTTCCGATCATTGTGCAGAAATTCATTCAAGGTGAAGAATACGATGTAATTGCCTGTGGAGATGGTTCTGGAAATGATTTGGGAGTTTTCGCAATCAGGAAAATGACAACTACTTCACTCGGAAAAGTCTGGAATGCAGTCAGTATTCATAATCAGAAATTGATCGACGCTACGAAAAGACTGATCACTCATCTAAATTGGAAAGGTGGATTGGAGTTTGAAGTTCTGATCGAGAATAAATCGCAGGATATTTATTTGTTGGAGATTAATCCTCGCTTTCCGGCTTGGGTTTATTTCTCTGC
Coding sequences within it:
- a CDS encoding ATP-grasp domain-containing protein, which codes for MKITVAVSGINAIDNPGPGTGIMKSLKESSLDVRTIGLAYDNLEPGIYLDEIVDKSYIMPYPSGARESFVKRIQYIHSVEKIDVLISALDAELPIFIDIEQDLAEMGIKMLIPTKEMFKLRNKSVLKKLSVEIGVKNPEYFTCTSYADLISAINVVGYPCMIKGPFYEAFRAKNHSEAEGHFNKIANKWGFPIIVQKFIQGEEYDVIACGDGSGNDLGVFAIRKMTTTSLGKVWNAVSIHNQKLIDATKRLITHLNWKGGLEFEVLIENKSQDIYLLEINPRFPAWVYFSAACGINLPERMVRHLLGMEYEDHSDYKSGKLMIRYTSEKIKD